The following proteins come from a genomic window of Hydrogenobacter sp.:
- a CDS encoding nicotinamidase, protein MKVKLTERDALIVVDMQNDFMPWGALPVPDADKIVPKLNAYIDTFSSMGLPVYFTRDWHPVDHISFKDNGGIWPPHCVQDTEGAKFHKDLIIPKDNKFIISKGTSKDFDAYSGFQGTLLESLLRERNVKRVFVGGVATDYCVKNTVIGAINLGYQTFLLIDAIKGVDVNAGDTDRAIGQMMKAGTVVLSFEDLTA, encoded by the coding sequence ATGAAGGTGAAGCTAACAGAGAGAGACGCTTTGATAGTAGTAGATATGCAAAATGACTTTATGCCGTGGGGAGCTTTGCCTGTACCGGACGCTGACAAGATAGTACCTAAGCTCAATGCCTACATAGATACCTTCTCTTCAATGGGTCTTCCAGTTTATTTTACAAGAGACTGGCATCCGGTTGATCACATATCTTTTAAAGACAACGGCGGTATATGGCCACCTCACTGCGTACAGGACACAGAAGGAGCTAAGTTCCACAAGGACCTGATCATACCTAAGGATAACAAGTTTATAATTTCCAAAGGAACGAGTAAGGATTTTGACGCTTATTCTGGATTTCAAGGTACCTTGCTGGAAAGTCTTTTAAGGGAGAGGAACGTAAAAAGAGTTTTTGTAGGGGGTGTGGCAACAGATTACTGCGTAAAGAATACGGTGATAGGAGCAATCAATTTAGGCTATCAGACTTTTCTTCTCATTGACGCTATCAAAGGTGTAGATGTAAACGCAGGCGACACGGACAGAGCTATTGGTCAAATGATGAAGGCAGGCACTGTCGTGCTTTCCTTTGAAGACTTGACAGCATAA
- a CDS encoding Hsp20/alpha crystallin family protein: protein MRRGLMLWSPFAELERIRREFDRLLEELWPGEEVERAFAPAVEMYETDNEIVVKAELPGVKKENIEVSIKDNVLQIKGEKKEEREEKTEALHRVERVYGKFERVLTLPAEVKAEQVKAEFKDGVLEIRLPKAEVSKERKIEIK from the coding sequence ATGAGAAGAGGTTTAATGCTGTGGAGTCCCTTTGCCGAGCTTGAAAGAATAAGAAGGGAGTTTGACAGACTCCTTGAGGAGCTGTGGCCTGGAGAGGAAGTGGAAAGAGCTTTTGCACCGGCTGTTGAAATGTATGAAACGGATAATGAGATTGTTGTCAAAGCTGAACTGCCCGGTGTAAAAAAGGAGAATATTGAGGTCAGTATAAAAGATAACGTGTTACAGATTAAAGGAGAAAAAAAAGAAGAACGCGAAGAGAAAACTGAAGCCCTTCACAGAGTTGAGAGAGTTTACGGAAAGTTTGAGAGAGTGTTAACCCTACCTGCTGAGGTAAAGGCGGAACAAGTAAAAGCTGAGTTCAAAGATGGTGTTTTGGAAATAAGGCTTCCAAAGGCTGAGGTTTCAAAGGAAAGAAAGATAGAAATTAAGTAA
- the murA gene encoding UDP-N-acetylglucosamine 1-carboxyvinyltransferase codes for MRNTTLYTSECLFIEGGQRLKGSVRISGSKNASLPVMMSSLLTDQVCEIHEVPHLLDVESTIELLQVLGVDVSYDGGCVRIDPSKVNSFVAPDNIVRRMRASVLAMGPLLARFGRAVVAMPGGCSIGVRAIDQHIKVFEKGGTFVRVEHGYIHLEVERIKPVEYTFEVVTVTGTENALMFLSRCEKRSILRNIAVEPEVIDLVEVLKSMGVSIEIEGRTAIIKGNAELKGFDHKVIPDRIEAGTFLVAGFMTGGDIELENVRVEHLGSVIEKIREAGACVEILAPDKLRVRSEGDGIRPISISTSEYPGFPTDMQAQFMSMCCIARGSSEITENIFENRFQHVAELQRMGADIHVKGRTAFIRGVKKLTGAEVFSTDLRASASLVLAGLVAEGRTIVREIYHLDRGYEKLDEKLKGLGALIQRRPTFDIT; via the coding sequence ATGAGAAACACCACATTATATACTTCTGAATGCCTTTTTATAGAGGGTGGGCAAAGATTAAAAGGTAGTGTGCGCATATCAGGTTCTAAAAATGCATCCCTGCCTGTGATGATGAGTAGCTTGTTAACGGATCAGGTGTGTGAAATACACGAAGTTCCTCATCTTCTTGATGTAGAAAGTACCATTGAACTCTTGCAAGTGTTAGGTGTTGATGTAAGTTATGACGGAGGGTGTGTTAGGATAGATCCTTCAAAAGTGAATAGTTTCGTTGCACCTGATAACATAGTGAGAAGGATGAGGGCTTCAGTACTCGCAATGGGTCCACTTTTGGCAAGGTTTGGTAGAGCTGTGGTTGCCATGCCTGGTGGATGCTCCATAGGTGTAAGAGCTATAGACCAGCACATTAAAGTCTTTGAGAAAGGTGGAACTTTTGTTAGAGTGGAACACGGTTATATACACCTTGAGGTGGAGAGGATAAAGCCTGTCGAGTACACCTTTGAGGTTGTTACAGTTACGGGAACAGAAAATGCACTTATGTTTCTTAGCAGGTGTGAAAAGAGAAGTATTCTCAGAAACATAGCCGTAGAGCCTGAGGTTATAGACCTCGTAGAAGTTTTGAAAAGTATGGGTGTAAGCATAGAAATAGAAGGAAGAACAGCCATAATTAAAGGTAATGCTGAACTCAAGGGTTTTGATCATAAAGTGATACCTGATAGGATAGAGGCAGGTACTTTTTTAGTAGCAGGTTTCATGACAGGGGGAGATATAGAACTTGAAAATGTGCGCGTTGAACATTTAGGTAGCGTAATAGAGAAGATCAGGGAAGCTGGAGCTTGCGTTGAGATCCTTGCACCAGATAAATTGAGAGTTAGATCAGAAGGGGATGGCATAAGACCCATTTCCATTTCTACATCGGAGTATCCTGGCTTTCCTACCGATATGCAGGCTCAGTTTATGTCTATGTGCTGTATAGCCCGAGGTTCTTCAGAGATAACGGAGAATATTTTTGAAAATAGATTTCAGCATGTGGCTGAGCTTCAGAGGATGGGTGCTGACATACACGTAAAGGGTAGAACAGCCTTTATAAGAGGAGTTAAGAAGCTTACCGGTGCAGAGGTTTTCTCAACGGATCTGAGAGCTTCGGCAAGCCTTGTACTTGCAGGTTTAGTTGCCGAAGGTAGAACCATCGTAAGAGAGATATATCACTTAGACAGGGGATACGAAAAGCTTGATGAGAAGTTAAAAGGCTTAGGGGCGCTGATACAAAGGCGCCCCACTTTTGATATTACTTAA
- a CDS encoding Lrp/AsnC ligand binding domain-containing protein, with protein METRSEGYPMSITELMELESEYSIKAYILIKADPREIPSIMLALSTFEGVKTADVVTGPYDIIVFAELRNQDELGKLVINKIHSLEGVREALTCVVVKI; from the coding sequence ATGGAGACGCGTTCAGAGGGCTACCCTATGTCTATAACAGAGCTGATGGAACTTGAATCCGAGTATTCCATAAAGGCTTACATACTTATAAAAGCTGACCCAAGAGAGATACCCTCAATAATGCTCGCACTTTCCACTTTTGAAGGTGTAAAGACAGCGGATGTGGTTACAGGTCCGTACGACATAATAGTCTTTGCAGAACTTCGTAATCAGGATGAACTTGGCAAGCTCGTAATAAATAAGATACACTCTTTGGAAGGGGTTAGAGAAGCTCTAACCTGTGTTGTGGTTAAGATATGA